In one Musa acuminata AAA Group cultivar baxijiao chromosome BXJ2-5, Cavendish_Baxijiao_AAA, whole genome shotgun sequence genomic region, the following are encoded:
- the LOC108951155 gene encoding protein RADIALIS-like 4 isoform X1, with product MKKIPCVEVRGKGGKLYGKEEVSSSWTEEQNKMFEDALAKYDKDTPDRWNKVARAVRGKTVEEVKRHYELLVEDIGRIENGHMPYGKYLSTSRRAG from the exons ATGAAGAAGATTCCATGCGTAGAAGTGAGAGGAAAGGGAGGAAAACTCTATGGGAAGGAAGAAG TGAGCTCATCCTGGACCGAAGAGCAGAACAAGATGTTTGAGGATGCCCTTGCGAAGTATGACAAGGACACACCGGATCGCTGGAACAAAGTTGCTCGAGCTGTGAGGGGGAAGACTGTTGAGGAAGTGAAGCGCCACTATGAGCTGCTTGTCGAGGACATCGGGCGCATCGAGAACGGTCACATGCCCTATGGGAAGTATCTCTCGACTAGCCGCAGGG cAGGTTGA
- the LOC108951155 gene encoding protein RADIALIS-like 4 isoform X3, with protein MSSGAVSSSWTEEQNKMFEDALAKYDKDTPDRWNKVARAVRGKTVEEVKRHYELLVEDIGRIENGHMPYGKYLSTSRRAG; from the exons ATGTCATCTGGTGCAGTGAGCTCATCCTGGACCGAAGAGCAGAACAAGATGTTTGAGGATGCCCTTGCGAAGTATGACAAGGACACACCGGATCGCTGGAACAAAGTTGCTCGAGCTGTGAGGGGGAAGACTGTTGAGGAAGTGAAGCGCCACTATGAGCTGCTTGTCGAGGACATCGGGCGCATCGAGAACGGTCACATGCCCTATGGGAAGTATCTCTCGACTAGCCGCAGGG cAGGTTGA
- the LOC135611675 gene encoding late embryogenesis abundant protein At3g53040-like has product MGVFFFCIWPPSPAFAYGGNSTAENAKDSEKIAAEKAEVKASKAAQDIRQTSESCADWAGGKIAEGLGTMQENAKVASEKTKDKAGDIAMKAKDTMHGAASEAAEHTSHEATQAKEAVKNKAGEAKDNIADMAGDQATAAYDAKRAYEGAKQKVAESYATAKDTMAREKYETAKERASQVSGEVGAKMREMAREL; this is encoded by the exons ATGGgagtcttcttcttctgcatATGGCCGCCGAGTCCAGCGTTCGCTTATGGCGGAAATTCCACGGCGGAGAACGCGAAGGACAGTGAGAAAATAGCTGCCGAGAAGGCCGAGGTGAAGGCGTCGAAGGCCGCGCAGGACATCAGGCAGACGTCCGAGTCCTGCGCTGACTGGGCGGGCGGCAAGATCGCCGA GGGGCTCGGGACGATGCAGGAGAACGCGAAGGTAGCGTCGGAGAAGACGAAGGATAAGGCGGGAGACATCGCCATGAAGGCCAAGGACACGATGCACGGTGCTGCTTCAG AAGCTGCAGAGCATACTTCCCACGAGGCCACACAAGCAAAAGAGGCCGTGAAGAACAAGGCTGGGGAGGCGAAGGACAACATAGCGGACATGGCCGGAGATCAGGCCACCGCCGCCTATGATGCCAAAAGAGCATACGAGGGAGCGAAGCAAAAGGTGGCGGAGTCCTACGCGACTGCCAAGGACACCATGGCGCGAGAGAAGTACGAGACAGCCAAGGAGAGAGCCTCGCAGGTCTCAGGCGAAGTGGGAGCCAAAATGCGGGAGATGGCCAGAGAACTATAA
- the LOC108951155 gene encoding protein RADIALIS-like 4 isoform X2, producing MKKIPCVEVRGKGGKLYGKEEVSSSWTEEQNKMFEDALAKYDKDTPDRWNKVARAVRGKTVEEVKRHYELLVEDIGRIENGHMPYGKYLSTSRRG from the exons ATGAAGAAGATTCCATGCGTAGAAGTGAGAGGAAAGGGAGGAAAACTCTATGGGAAGGAAGAAG TGAGCTCATCCTGGACCGAAGAGCAGAACAAGATGTTTGAGGATGCCCTTGCGAAGTATGACAAGGACACACCGGATCGCTGGAACAAAGTTGCTCGAGCTGTGAGGGGGAAGACTGTTGAGGAAGTGAAGCGCCACTATGAGCTGCTTGTCGAGGACATCGGGCGCATCGAGAACGGTCACATGCCCTATGGGAAGTATCTCTCGACTAGCCGCAGGG GTTGA